One Maribacter sp. HTCC2170 genomic window, TAAAAATCAAAGATTACTGGTTGAACTTTCATTAATGAAATTGGCTTCCATTGATTTTTTGGCTGAAAAAAAAAATCCTGAATCCATTGCATTAGCGAACAATACAGTTGAATTTATTGCTCCCGCCTCTTTTTACAGGCAGAAACCTTCTTCTGAGCCAAAAATTACAGTTAATACGTCCCAAAAGCTCAAGATAGAAACAATCACTCAACCAACTCCCGTTCCTTTATCTGAAAAAGGAATGGCCAAAGAAGAAGTGGTTTCCGATACCCTTACCCAAGTTGCTGAGCCTTTGATTGATATAACTTCACAAACAGCTACTCAAGAAACAACAATCACTAAACCCATTTCCATAAATACTCCTGTAAAAAGGGTTTCCGGGCTTTCCATATCTAGTTTAAAAGCAAAAAAGCAACATGAAATCAATAAGATAGAAGTTGTTATTGATGAAAATGATCTACCCAAAGAAGCTTTAACCGAGGAGGATATGCAAAAACATTGGTTTGATTTTGTCAAAAAAATAGACAACAACGGACAAAAATTACTTGCTTCTATCCTGAATACGGACACTCCTAAACTAATGAATGAATCTACTATTTGGATAGAGCTTCCCAATGACACCATGAAGAAAGAATTGGAGCGAGAGAAGTTTCATCTTATGGAACATCTGCGCACAAAACTCAATAACCATTTCATAAAACTTAAAATCACGGTAAATGAGGAAGTGGCCAAGAAATTTGCTTTTACTCCAGAGGAAAAATATCAAAAACTCAGGGAAAAGAACCCAGCTATTGATGTCCTCAGAAAAACGTTCGACTTGGATTTATGATGATTTATTCTTAAATCTAATTCTAAGGGCGAACATAAACATTACAATTGCCGTAATCAATAATCCAAAAGCTTCTCTTGCCTCTTCGATATTCTTAATATCACCTTGCCCTATCGTAAAACCTTCAAAAGTCTCTGGCATTAGATAAAAGAATCCGATTAAAGCCAAAACACCGAAAATGGCTGGGATAAAAAAAGATACTTTGTTGAACACATATCCAAGGGTCACTACCGTGGCTATGAGATAAATAGATATCCAAAGAGCTGGGTCGGGGTCATTGTATTGAAGTCCAGCAGTAATCAAGAATAAAACCGAAAAAATACTACCTGAAAATTTAAAGACTTTTTCCATATAACAAATTTAAGTATTTGATTTTGAATCAATTTGTAATCCTATTACTTTTGTTCGATAAATATATTAGTATGCTCGGTCTTAAACTACCAACAGACCCAAGATGGGTAAACATTGTTGAAAAGAACATTGATGAAATTCTTACCGATCACGCATATTGTGAGCAAAAAGCTGCCAGCACTGCTATTTCGTTGATTGTGTCATTTCCAGAATACACAGAACTCACACAGGAAATGATTGCTCTATCCCGTGAGGAAATGGGGCATTTTAAAATGGTTCATGACAGAATTATTGCCAGAGGGCAAACCCTTGGTAGGGATAGGAAAGACGACTATGTTGTGGCATTAATGAAATTCTTCCCAAAAGGAGGAAGCCGAACCAATCAATTGGTACACCGCCTTTTATATGCGGCACTAATTGAGGCACGAAGTTGTGAGCGGTTTCGTTTATTATCTGAGGAGCTTGAAGATAAGGATTTGGCCGAATTTTATCATAAGCTTATGGTGAGCGAAGCAGGACATTATACTATGTTCTTAAAATTTGCCCGGGAGTACGGTGAACTTGAGGAGGTAAACCTAAAATGGAACGATCTACTCGAATACGAGGCTAATATCATGAAAGATTTAGGCACAAAAGAAACAGTACACGGATAACTAGCTTATTCCTTTTTTTAACCTTAATTACTATTTTAAATGTTTAGGAAAAATGGTACTGACTGTAGTACCTTTTTCAATTGAACTCCATTTATTTATGTTAAAAGTCAAATGCACCAGCCCGCTGGTAGGAACATTGTCA contains:
- a CDS encoding transmembrane 220 family protein translates to MEKVFKFSGSIFSVLFLITAGLQYNDPDPALWISIYLIATVVTLGYVFNKVSFFIPAIFGVLALIGFFYLMPETFEGFTIGQGDIKNIEEAREAFGLLITAIVMFMFALRIRFKNKSS
- a CDS encoding tRNA-(ms[2]io[6]A)-hydroxylase, yielding MLGLKLPTDPRWVNIVEKNIDEILTDHAYCEQKAASTAISLIVSFPEYTELTQEMIALSREEMGHFKMVHDRIIARGQTLGRDRKDDYVVALMKFFPKGGSRTNQLVHRLLYAALIEARSCERFRLLSEELEDKDLAEFYHKLMVSEAGHYTMFLKFAREYGELEEVNLKWNDLLEYEANIMKDLGTKETVHG